The following are encoded together in the Salmonella enterica subsp. enterica serovar Choleraesuis genome:
- a CDS encoding membrane protein: MLLEFSWISLRAGHFLALMLSAGMAASTQLAPAELRQRLGRALSRTGRGLLWINAITVTLLFGAQCGMMGNGWIDVINPALWKIVSGTRFGLLGLVQIILAWLTLFLACRSPLGCKALALGAFQLVLIAGTGHSAMNSGLSGAGQQLAQSLHLLAAAGWSGGLVIFLYCLRLVRDAQWREQSIQTMMRCSRYGHLAVVLVVAGGMFNGWLILGWPLPWSSHYLWLLGIKIALVIFMVALAIYNRYRLVPQLRHDDGQVWRRFVRTTQAELVVSVIVILLVSLFATWEPF; encoded by the coding sequence ATGCTGCTGGAATTCAGCTGGATAAGCCTGCGCGCCGGGCATTTTCTGGCGCTGATGTTGAGTGCAGGAATGGCCGCCTCTACGCAACTCGCACCAGCAGAGCTGCGTCAGAGACTTGGCCGGGCGCTAAGCCGAACCGGGCGAGGCTTGTTATGGATTAATGCCATTACCGTTACGCTGCTATTTGGTGCGCAGTGCGGCATGATGGGCAACGGCTGGATTGATGTTATTAATCCGGCGTTATGGAAAATTGTCTCTGGTACCCGCTTTGGCCTGCTGGGATTGGTGCAGATTATCCTGGCGTGGCTGACTTTATTCCTTGCCTGTCGATCGCCGCTGGGTTGCAAAGCCTTAGCGCTGGGCGCTTTTCAGCTGGTACTGATAGCGGGAACCGGACATAGCGCAATGAACTCCGGTCTGTCTGGGGCAGGTCAGCAATTAGCTCAGTCCTTACATTTGCTGGCGGCAGCAGGATGGAGCGGTGGTTTGGTGATATTTCTATATTGCCTGCGGCTGGTACGCGATGCGCAGTGGCGCGAACAGTCTATCCAGACCATGATGCGCTGCTCGCGCTACGGGCATTTGGCGGTAGTGTTGGTTGTGGCCGGTGGTATGTTCAATGGATGGTTGATTCTCGGATGGCCATTGCCCTGGAGTAGTCACTATCTATGGCTGCTGGGGATAAAAATCGCGTTGGTGATATTTATGGTGGCGCTGGCGATATATAACCGATATAGATTAGTGCCGCAATTACGTCATGACGATGGGCAGGTCTGGCGACGTTTTGTTCGTACAACTCAGGCAGAGCTGGTTGTGTCCGTCATCGTTATTCTGCTGGTTAGTCTGTTTGCAACCTGGGAACCTTTTTAG
- a CDS encoding N-acetyltransferase — protein MNSAAPDLITDRLYLRHFSADDYPALVACWQDPGVVRFIGGQPQNAEMTWGRLLRYLGHWMMEGYGYWAVFDKASDSFVGAVGLQSMRREVDPPLLLPEAGWTILPEWQGRGYAREAMTAVIEWASLHLPGALCCIINAENAPSIALARRLGFKDGEPRQYNGHAVAYFERP, from the coding sequence ATGAATAGTGCAGCACCTGATTTGATAACCGATCGTTTGTATCTGCGCCATTTTAGTGCTGATGATTATCCCGCACTGGTCGCCTGCTGGCAGGACCCGGGCGTGGTGCGTTTCATTGGCGGGCAGCCGCAAAATGCGGAGATGACCTGGGGCCGTTTATTGCGCTATCTGGGCCACTGGATGATGGAGGGATATGGCTACTGGGCGGTGTTTGATAAAGCCAGCGATAGTTTTGTTGGTGCCGTGGGTTTGCAAAGCATGCGCCGTGAAGTGGATCCACCGCTGTTGCTGCCTGAAGCGGGCTGGACAATATTGCCGGAGTGGCAGGGCAGAGGCTATGCCCGTGAAGCGATGACGGCGGTGATTGAGTGGGCTTCACTGCATTTACCCGGTGCGCTTTGCTGCATAATCAATGCCGAAAATGCGCCATCAATAGCGCTGGCAAGGCGACTGGGATTCAAAGACGGCGAACCTCGTCAGTATAACGGCCACGCTGTGGCGTATTTTGAGCGCCCCTGA